Proteins from a single region of Dasania marina DSM 21967:
- the fkpB gene encoding FKBP-type peptidyl-prolyl cis-trans isomerase has translation MTTLIGPETSVTLHFELKFENGDIIDSNFEKSPATFVIGDGSLLPGFEKKLFGLSSAEKATFTVLPEDAFGQPNPNNIQSFKRDTFAEDMDLQEGLIISFADASQSELPGVIKSVDDEVVIVDFNHPLAGEYIIFDVEIIAVAAA, from the coding sequence ATGACTACATTGATAGGCCCAGAAACCAGCGTCACCCTGCACTTTGAACTCAAGTTCGAAAATGGTGACATTATCGACAGCAACTTTGAAAAATCACCGGCCACTTTTGTGATCGGTGATGGCAGCCTGCTGCCCGGTTTTGAAAAAAAACTATTCGGCCTAAGCTCGGCAGAAAAAGCGACCTTCACAGTGCTACCTGAAGATGCTTTTGGCCAGCCCAACCCCAACAATATACAGAGCTTCAAGCGCGATACCTTTGCTGAAGATATGGATTTGCAAGAAGGCTTGATCATTTCCTTTGCCGATGCCAGCCAGTCGGAATTACCCGGCGTGATTAAATCTGTAGATGATGAGGTGGTTATTGTCGACTTTAACCACCCTTTGGCGGGCGAGTACATTATCTTTGACGTAGAAATTATTGCGGTAGCAGCCGCCTGA
- the ribF gene encoding bifunctional riboflavin kinase/FAD synthetase, with translation MELIRGIHNLRPRHRACVATIGAFDGVHRGHQAVLNALIAKGRDMGLPTTVVVFEPLPREFFAPRQAPPRLMSFREKFLALKQLGIDRILRVRFDAHCRDMDAGEFVQQVFVDGLAVKYIVVGDDLHFGHNREGDFAFLKEYGERVGFKVSDTQTLVADAQRISSSRIREALQASDFALAEQLLSRPYSITGRVILGQQLGRTLGSPTANVQLRRIQTAMSGVYAAQVRLRDGRLCNAVANVGTRPTVGDLIKAILEVHLLAFDELLYGQNIEVIFRHKIRDEQKFASLEALKTQIHSDIHAAQAFFDKA, from the coding sequence ATGGAGCTAATTCGCGGCATACATAATTTGCGCCCTCGACACCGAGCTTGCGTCGCCACGATAGGGGCTTTTGATGGCGTACATCGCGGCCATCAGGCGGTGTTAAATGCGCTGATTGCCAAGGGCCGGGATATGGGTTTGCCCACTACGGTGGTGGTATTTGAGCCTTTGCCCCGCGAGTTTTTTGCCCCCAGACAGGCGCCGCCGCGCTTAATGAGTTTTAGGGAGAAGTTTTTAGCTCTAAAGCAGTTAGGCATAGATAGAATATTACGGGTGCGCTTTGATGCCCATTGTCGCGATATGGATGCTGGCGAGTTTGTACAGCAAGTCTTTGTCGATGGCTTGGCGGTTAAGTACATAGTGGTAGGCGATGATTTACATTTTGGCCATAACCGTGAAGGCGATTTTGCTTTTTTAAAGGAGTATGGCGAGCGCGTAGGTTTTAAGGTGAGTGATACGCAAACCTTGGTGGCCGATGCGCAGCGTATTAGCAGCTCCCGTATACGGGAGGCACTGCAAGCCTCCGACTTTGCTCTAGCAGAACAGTTACTGAGCCGGCCTTATAGCATTACTGGCCGGGTAATTTTGGGCCAGCAATTGGGCCGCACCTTGGGCTCGCCCACGGCCAATGTGCAGCTGCGCCGTATACAAACCGCCATGAGTGGTGTTTATGCTGCGCAGGTGCGCTTGCGCGATGGCCGTTTATGCAATGCGGTGGCCAATGTAGGCACTAGGCCCACGGTAGGCGATTTAATTAAGGCTATATTAGAAGTGCATCTATTAGCATTTGATGAACTTTTATACGGCCAAAACATAGAAGTTATATTTCGTCATAAAATCCGTGATGAGCAAAAGTTTGCCTCATTGGAGGCGTTAAAAACGCAAATACATAGCGATATACACGCTGCGCAGGCCTTTTTTGATAAGGCATAA
- the ispH gene encoding 4-hydroxy-3-methylbut-2-enyl diphosphate reductase: protein MSTSSAIQIKLANPRGFCAGVDRAIEIVNRALSIFGAPIYVRHEVVHNKFVVDDLRNRGAIFVDELHEVPDDSIVIFSAHGVSLKVQEEARQRGLRVFDATCPLVTKVHMEVAKFSRDGHECILIGHKGHPEVEGTMGQYDHAKGGDIYLVEDVEQVQQLAVHNADALSYVTQTTLSMDDTAQVIDALRAKFPKIAGPRKNDICYATQNRQDAVKQLAAECDLMLVVGSPNSSNSNRLRELAQRMGTESYLIDTADDIESSWLHNKKTIGITAGASAPDVLIKQVIEHLCEMGAESPIEMEGVEENITFSLPKELRLYPVE, encoded by the coding sequence ATGAGTACCTCCAGCGCGATACAGATTAAATTAGCCAACCCGCGCGGTTTTTGTGCCGGTGTTGATAGAGCCATAGAAATCGTCAACCGCGCATTGTCGATTTTCGGTGCGCCTATTTATGTGCGTCATGAAGTGGTGCACAACAAATTTGTGGTGGATGATTTACGTAATCGCGGGGCGATTTTTGTCGATGAGCTACACGAGGTCCCCGATGACAGCATAGTGATATTCAGTGCCCACGGCGTGTCACTAAAAGTGCAGGAAGAAGCCCGGCAGCGTGGCCTGCGAGTATTTGATGCCACTTGCCCCTTAGTGACCAAGGTGCATATGGAAGTGGCTAAATTTTCTCGCGATGGCCACGAGTGCATATTGATCGGCCACAAAGGCCACCCCGAGGTAGAAGGCACCATGGGCCAGTATGATCACGCCAAAGGCGGCGATATATACCTAGTGGAAGATGTAGAGCAGGTGCAGCAATTAGCTGTGCATAATGCGGACGCACTCTCCTATGTGACTCAAACCACCCTCTCTATGGACGACACCGCCCAGGTTATCGACGCCCTGCGAGCGAAATTTCCCAAAATCGCCGGCCCCCGTAAAAACGATATATGCTACGCCACCCAAAACCGCCAAGATGCGGTGAAGCAGCTGGCTGCTGAATGTGACCTTATGCTGGTAGTGGGCTCGCCTAATAGCTCCAACTCCAACCGCCTGCGAGAGCTGGCCCAGCGCATGGGTACTGAGTCCTATCTTATCGACACCGCCGACGATATAGAGTCCAGTTGGCTACATAATAAAAAAACCATAGGCATTACTGCCGGCGCCTCAGCCCCTGATGTGCTGATTAAGCAGGTTATAGAGCATCTTTGTGAAATGGGAGCTGAGAGCCCCATAGAAATGGAGGGTGTAGAGGAGAATATTACCTTTTCGCTGCCTAAAGAGTTAAGGCTCTACCCTGTCGAATAA
- the ileS gene encoding isoleucine--tRNA ligase has protein sequence MSDYKQTLNLPKTKFAMKANLAQREPQMLKAWQEKNLYQKIREARAGKPQFILHDGPPYANGNIHIGHAVNKILKDIIVKSKTLSGFDAPYVPGWDCHGLPIELNVEKKVGKAGVKVDASVFRKKCREYAQKQVEGQKKDFIRLGVFGEWDNPYLTMNFTNEADIIRALGKIANNGHLQKGFKPVHWCMDCGSALAEAEVEYKDKQSPAIDVAYEVVDKAALLNACGVQGDVNGSVAVAIWTTTPWTLPASLAVSLHAELDYVLVAFELDGTPRAVLMADALHEAVMQRYGVDSFEVLGSCKGQALEKQLVQHPFYDKQLPLLLGEHVTTDAGTGAVHTAPGHGVDDFNVCQHYGIAVYNPVGSNGVYLPETELFAGQHVFKANDKVIELLRDNNVLLHYVAIEHSYPHCWRHKSPIIFRATPQWFINMQQNGLLKQALSEVENVEWIPGWGKARIQSMLNGRPDWCVSRQRTWGVPITLFIHKETAELHPDSQRLVEEVALRVEEKGIDAWFDLEPEELLGADAANYEKVTDTLDVWFDSGVTHSSVCDRREYLNNPADLYLEGSDQHRGWFQSSLLTSVAMNGVAPYKAVLTHGFTVDAEGRKMSKSVGNVVAPQTVMNSLGADILRLWVAAADYRNEMTVSDEIFNRTADSYRRMRNTARFLLSNLDSFEPTQHKVDVDQLLVLDRWVIDAAACLQDEIVEAYDSYQFHVVYQKLHNFCVNELGGFYLDVIKDRQYTTQSDSLARRSAQTAMHYIIEAFTRWIAPILSFTADELWAHIPGEREEFVFISEWAALPKMADSAEMGRTYWRDIMAVKNAVNKQLEAARKEGIVGASLAADITLYCDGSLAEKLSALGDELRFVLMTSTTTIKPLEASNNATSTELEGLDVAVSASAYEKCDRCWHHSDDVGSSEPHPLLCGRCESNVDGEGEKRLYA, from the coding sequence ATGAGCGATTACAAACAAACCTTAAACCTACCCAAAACAAAGTTTGCCATGAAGGCTAACTTGGCTCAGCGTGAGCCGCAAATGTTAAAAGCTTGGCAAGAGAAAAATCTCTACCAAAAAATTCGCGAGGCGCGGGCGGGTAAGCCGCAATTTATTTTGCATGACGGCCCTCCGTACGCGAACGGCAATATACACATAGGCCACGCGGTTAATAAAATCCTTAAAGATATTATTGTTAAGTCTAAAACCCTTAGCGGTTTTGATGCCCCCTATGTGCCAGGTTGGGATTGTCACGGCCTGCCTATAGAGCTAAACGTAGAGAAAAAAGTCGGCAAGGCTGGGGTTAAGGTTGATGCTTCAGTATTTCGCAAAAAATGCCGTGAGTACGCGCAAAAACAAGTCGAAGGGCAAAAGAAAGACTTTATACGCCTAGGTGTTTTTGGCGAATGGGATAACCCCTACCTCACCATGAACTTTACTAACGAGGCCGATATTATTCGCGCCTTGGGAAAAATCGCCAACAACGGCCATTTGCAAAAAGGCTTTAAGCCCGTGCACTGGTGCATGGACTGTGGCTCGGCGCTGGCCGAAGCGGAAGTGGAGTATAAAGATAAGCAGTCACCGGCTATCGATGTCGCCTATGAAGTGGTGGATAAAGCTGCGCTGTTAAACGCCTGTGGTGTACAGGGTGATGTCAACGGTAGTGTGGCGGTGGCTATTTGGACCACCACGCCTTGGACCTTGCCTGCCTCGTTAGCGGTTAGCCTGCATGCCGAATTAGATTATGTGTTAGTAGCCTTTGAGTTGGACGGCACACCGCGTGCGGTATTAATGGCTGACGCCTTACATGAAGCAGTGATGCAGCGTTATGGCGTAGACAGCTTTGAAGTGCTGGGCAGCTGTAAAGGTCAGGCCTTAGAAAAGCAGTTAGTACAACATCCTTTTTACGATAAGCAATTACCTTTATTGCTAGGCGAACACGTGACTACTGATGCCGGTACCGGTGCGGTACATACTGCCCCCGGCCACGGTGTAGACGATTTTAATGTCTGCCAACACTACGGCATAGCCGTATACAACCCGGTAGGTTCTAACGGTGTGTACTTACCGGAAACGGAATTGTTTGCTGGCCAGCATGTGTTTAAAGCTAACGACAAGGTGATAGAGCTGTTGCGCGACAATAATGTATTGCTGCACTACGTAGCTATTGAACACAGCTACCCACATTGCTGGCGTCATAAATCCCCCATAATTTTTCGCGCCACACCGCAGTGGTTTATTAACATGCAGCAAAACGGTTTGTTGAAGCAGGCGTTATCTGAAGTTGAAAATGTCGAGTGGATACCCGGCTGGGGTAAGGCGCGCATACAATCTATGCTGAATGGCCGTCCGGATTGGTGTGTGTCACGTCAGCGTACTTGGGGCGTGCCTATCACCTTGTTTATACACAAAGAAACCGCCGAGTTACATCCCGATTCGCAACGCCTAGTAGAAGAAGTGGCGCTGCGAGTGGAAGAGAAGGGTATAGATGCGTGGTTTGATTTAGAGCCGGAAGAATTACTCGGTGCTGACGCCGCCAACTACGAAAAAGTTACCGATACTTTAGATGTGTGGTTTGATTCAGGCGTAACCCACTCCAGCGTGTGCGATAGACGAGAATACTTAAATAATCCTGCCGATTTATATTTGGAAGGTTCGGATCAGCATAGAGGCTGGTTTCAATCGTCTTTATTAACCTCAGTGGCCATGAACGGTGTTGCGCCTTATAAGGCGGTATTAACTCACGGTTTTACCGTGGATGCCGAAGGCCGCAAAATGTCTAAATCGGTGGGCAATGTGGTAGCGCCACAAACGGTAATGAATAGCCTAGGTGCCGATATATTACGCTTGTGGGTGGCGGCGGCAGATTACCGCAATGAGATGACGGTCAGTGATGAGATTTTTAATCGCACCGCCGACTCGTATAGACGTATGCGTAACACCGCACGCTTTTTGCTTTCTAACCTAGACAGCTTTGAGCCTACCCAGCACAAAGTTGATGTCGACCAGTTGTTGGTATTGGACCGCTGGGTGATAGATGCTGCCGCATGTCTGCAAGACGAAATTGTGGAAGCCTACGACAGCTATCAATTTCATGTGGTGTATCAAAAATTACATAACTTCTGTGTTAATGAGTTGGGTGGCTTTTATCTGGACGTGATTAAAGATCGCCAGTACACCACCCAATCCGACAGCTTGGCGCGACGCTCGGCGCAAACCGCCATGCATTATATTATTGAAGCCTTCACCCGTTGGATAGCGCCTATCTTAAGCTTTACCGCTGATGAATTATGGGCGCATATACCCGGCGAGCGCGAAGAGTTTGTGTTTATTAGCGAGTGGGCCGCGTTACCTAAGATGGCCGACAGCGCCGAGATGGGCCGCACATACTGGCGCGATATTATGGCGGTAAAAAATGCCGTTAATAAACAGCTGGAAGCCGCCCGCAAAGAAGGCATAGTCGGTGCATCACTAGCCGCTGATATTACCCTTTACTGCGACGGCAGCCTGGCCGAAAAACTTAGTGCCTTGGGTGATGAGCTGCGCTTTGTGTTGATGACGTCGACTACCACCATCAAACCTCTGGAGGCATCTAACAATGCCACTAGCACTGAGCTAGAAGGTTTGGATGTGGCGGTAAGCGCCAGTGCTTACGAGAAGTGTGATCGCTGCTGGCATCACAGTGACGATGTGGGTAGCTCAGAACCCCACCCTTTGTTGTGTGGCCGCTGTGAGTCTAACGTAGACGGCGAGGGCGAAAAGCGTTTATACGCTTAA
- the lspA gene encoding signal peptidase II, with protein sequence MSHTLRFTCYMLLALVLVSVDQWTKTLADSQLQYGNPIAILPVFNLMLQYNQGAAFSFLSDAGGWQRWFFTAISAVVSVALVVWIYKLKPQEKMLAVALTFILGGAIGNLWDRVMLGHVIDFISVHWQSSYFPAFNIADSAITIGAILMILDMIVNPEHHKGSKG encoded by the coding sequence ATGAGTCATACCCTACGTTTTACCTGTTATATGTTGCTGGCGCTGGTACTGGTATCAGTGGACCAGTGGACTAAAACACTGGCCGACAGCCAACTGCAATATGGTAATCCCATAGCAATATTGCCGGTGTTTAATTTAATGCTGCAATATAATCAGGGTGCAGCCTTTAGTTTTTTAAGTGATGCCGGCGGCTGGCAGCGCTGGTTTTTTACCGCCATCTCAGCGGTGGTGAGTGTTGCTTTGGTGGTGTGGATTTATAAATTAAAGCCACAAGAAAAAATGCTGGCCGTGGCGTTGACGTTTATTTTAGGCGGCGCCATAGGTAATTTATGGGACAGAGTGATGTTAGGCCACGTGATTGATTTTATTTCAGTGCACTGGCAAAGCAGTTACTTTCCCGCATTTAATATCGCCGATTCTGCCATCACTATAGGTGCGATATTAATGATTTTAGATATGATTGTTAATCCTGAGCACCATAAAGGCAGTAAGGGTTAA
- a CDS encoding PEP-CTERM sorting domain-containing protein (PEP-CTERM proteins occur, often in large numbers, in the proteomes of bacteria that also encode an exosortase, a predicted intramembrane cysteine proteinase. The presence of a PEP-CTERM domain at a protein's C-terminus predicts cleavage within the sorting domain, followed by covalent anchoring to some some component of the (usually Gram-negative) cell surface. Many PEP-CTERM proteins exhibit an unusual sequence composition that includes large numbers of potential glycosylation sites. Expression of one such protein has been shown restore the ability of a bacterium to form floc, a type of biofilm.) produces MKKLILGKISIALSALLASNAVLAVTTAPPVSVSEPGTFALLAAAITVMAIVHKKRK; encoded by the coding sequence ATGAAAAAATTAATATTAGGTAAAATTTCAATAGCATTGTCTGCTTTGCTAGCGAGTAATGCTGTGTTGGCTGTCACCACAGCTCCGCCAGTCTCTGTTTCTGAGCCAGGTACATTTGCTTTGTTGGCAGCGGCTATTACCGTTATGGCCATTGTTCATAAAAAGCGTAAGTAA